From the genome of Rarobacter incanus, one region includes:
- a CDS encoding helix-turn-helix domain-containing protein, whose amino-acid sequence MIVLRREIGDVLRDLRRRQGRTLREVSSQARVSLGYLSEVERGQKEASSELLGSICEALDIPMSSVLHRVADRLEIAEALANSDLAAAGLTMDDLRDPARELSAAGSRY is encoded by the coding sequence ATGATCGTTTTACGCAGGGAAATTGGGGATGTATTGCGCGATTTGCGGCGGCGTCAGGGACGCACTCTCCGTGAAGTTTCCTCCCAGGCGCGGGTGTCCCTTGGATACTTGAGCGAGGTTGAGCGAGGGCAAAAGGAAGCATCGTCGGAGCTGCTCGGTTCGATTTGCGAGGCTCTTGACATCCCGATGTCGTCGGTGTTGCACCGCGTCGCCGACCGCCTCGAGATTGCGGAGGCACTTGCTAACTCCGATCTCGCCGCAGCCGGTCTGACCATGGACGATCTGCGGGACCCGGCTCGGGAATTGAGCGCCGCCGGATCGCGCTACTGA
- a CDS encoding DUF3046 domain-containing protein has product MDLREFHRCVDHVFGVGHGRTIIESHVIATLGSATPAQLLADGVRPDHVWGALWAEFEISDEFRWGLPEPRAK; this is encoded by the coding sequence GTGGATCTTCGCGAGTTCCATCGGTGCGTCGACCACGTGTTCGGTGTTGGCCACGGGCGCACGATCATCGAGAGTCACGTGATCGCAACGCTGGGGAGTGCGACCCCTGCACAGCTGTTAGCGGATGGCGTACGACCGGACCACGTGTGGGGCGCGTTGTGGGCGGAGTTTGAGATTAGCGACGAGTTCCGCTGGGGCCTGCCGGAGCCGCGCGCGAAGTGA
- the recA gene encoding recombinase RecA — translation MAAPVDREKALEAALAQIDRSFGKGSVMRLGAEDRAKVAVIPTGSIALDVALGIGGLPRGRVIEVYGPESSGKTTVALHAVANAQRAGGIAAFIDAEHALDPEYAKKLGVDTDALLVSQPDTGEQALEIADMLIRSGAIDIIVIDSVAALVPKAEIEGEMGDSHVGLQARLMSQALRKITGALSGSGTTAIFINQLREKIGVFFGSPETTTGGKALKFYASVRLDIRRIETLKEGTNPVGNRTRVKVVKNKMAPPFKQAEFDILYGIGISREGSLIDLGVEHGIVRKSGSWFTYDGDQLGQGKENVRAFLRDNPDLAAEIEDKIRTKLGIGDVPESED, via the coding sequence ATGGCGGCTCCCGTAGATCGTGAAAAGGCGCTTGAGGCGGCGCTTGCGCAAATCGACCGCAGCTTCGGTAAGGGCTCGGTTATGCGGCTTGGCGCGGAGGATCGCGCCAAGGTTGCAGTTATTCCCACGGGTTCGATAGCGCTCGATGTGGCTCTCGGGATCGGTGGTCTGCCACGCGGGCGTGTCATTGAGGTCTATGGCCCGGAATCTTCCGGAAAGACGACGGTTGCGTTGCATGCCGTCGCGAACGCGCAACGGGCCGGCGGAATCGCGGCATTCATCGATGCGGAACACGCGCTCGACCCCGAATATGCCAAGAAACTCGGGGTCGATACCGACGCTCTCTTGGTGTCGCAGCCGGATACTGGCGAACAAGCGCTCGAAATCGCGGACATGTTGATCCGCTCCGGGGCGATCGACATTATCGTGATCGACTCTGTGGCAGCGTTGGTTCCGAAGGCGGAAATCGAAGGCGAAATGGGCGATAGCCACGTGGGCCTCCAGGCGCGTCTTATGTCCCAGGCATTGCGCAAGATCACCGGAGCCCTATCGGGATCCGGTACGACCGCCATCTTCATTAACCAGTTGCGCGAGAAGATCGGCGTGTTTTTTGGCTCGCCCGAAACGACTACTGGCGGCAAGGCACTGAAGTTCTATGCGTCCGTGCGGTTGGACATCCGCCGAATCGAAACGCTGAAGGAAGGCACCAATCCCGTAGGCAACCGGACGCGAGTCAAGGTCGTCAAGAACAAGATGGCTCCGCCGTTCAAGCAGGCCGAATTCGACATCCTCTACGGGATCGGAATCTCCCGCGAAGGCAGCCTAATTGACCTGGGGGTCGAACACGGGATCGTCCGCAAGTCCGGATCGTGGTTCACCTACGACGGCGACCAACTCGGACAGGGTAAGGAGAACGTCCGTGCATTCCTGCGAGACAACCCAGACTTGGCCGCCGAGATCGAAGACAAAATTCGCACCAAGCTTGGCATAGGTGACGTCCCCGAATCAGAAGATTAG
- a CDS encoding regulatory protein RecX — protein sequence MTAGTKSKEPVDASDYDGARERALRILTAAPQSTGTILHRLVESGYSDDVARCVTQRLVEVALIDDWAYAAARVRSRRDASGWSRRAVSQELAQKRVPADVRAAVLDAEYPADLEADVAAKAALAMVRKLAGREATEAARAIHARLMRRGFGSGVCQDAVRRAGFDRY from the coding sequence ATGACGGCGGGCACAAAGAGCAAGGAACCGGTGGACGCAAGCGACTACGATGGCGCGCGCGAGCGCGCTTTGAGGATTCTCACCGCCGCCCCGCAGTCGACGGGGACGATACTGCATCGCCTCGTCGAAAGTGGGTACAGCGATGACGTGGCCAGGTGCGTGACGCAGCGTTTGGTCGAGGTCGCGCTCATCGACGATTGGGCGTATGCCGCTGCCAGGGTGCGTTCGCGGCGCGATGCGTCCGGCTGGTCGCGGCGGGCGGTATCCCAGGAGCTTGCGCAAAAGCGAGTCCCGGCTGACGTTCGGGCAGCGGTTTTGGATGCGGAATACCCGGCGGATCTGGAGGCAGACGTCGCGGCCAAGGCGGCGCTGGCGATGGTACGCAAACTGGCGGGCCGCGAAGCGACCGAGGCGGCCCGCGCGATACACGCGCGCCTTATGCGCAGGGGATTTGGGTCTGGTGTATGCCAAGATGCCGTTAGGCGCGCGGGCTTCGATCGTTACTAG
- the rny gene encoding ribonuclease Y has translation MFGVLEWGYVLALLSACLIALVLVLVARREAAAVRRRAADETAEQRQRLREREAELAQRRQEVRSLEHELSDERRALRKQRGRIARREEELVAERARLSELRAEHVGRMARELESLAGMTSDEARRQLAEQQIEEARAAAAAVIRSVEDEARRTADERSRQIVVEAMSRVAVPESSSSATVVIALPNSEMRGRIIGKEGRNIRTFEASAGVDVLIEDTSTHVMVSTFDPERREIAAVALQSLVDDGRINPQRIEDALVSARASTAERGMEAGQAAARDAGVRDVDPAIIEVMGRLRFRTSFGQNVLRHCVEAAHIAAHVAEQVNADVDIARRAAFFHDIGKAFTGEGGGTHALQGAWFIEQHGESAPVVAAVAAHHDEVPHHSVESVLVQIADAVSASRPGARRDEQEHLVQRMQDLENVALTVGGVQSAYAMAAGRELRVVVEPTAVADGDMGWIAREVARRIESKAERSAVVRVTVVREVRATATTDGLSHSEPENAADRGGQAGTRVSVNESVA, from the coding sequence ATGTTTGGCGTACTGGAGTGGGGCTACGTGCTTGCGCTCCTGAGCGCCTGTCTCATCGCTCTAGTGCTTGTATTAGTGGCTCGCCGCGAGGCGGCGGCGGTTAGGCGGCGAGCGGCCGACGAGACCGCCGAACAGCGTCAGCGTCTGCGCGAACGCGAGGCGGAACTGGCCCAGCGGCGTCAGGAAGTGCGATCGCTCGAACACGAGTTGTCGGATGAGCGCAGGGCTTTGCGCAAGCAGCGCGGGCGGATCGCGCGGCGCGAAGAGGAACTTGTGGCGGAACGCGCGAGGCTCAGCGAGTTGCGGGCCGAACACGTTGGGCGGATGGCCAGGGAGCTTGAATCGCTGGCGGGCATGACTTCCGACGAGGCACGGCGCCAGCTAGCCGAGCAGCAGATCGAAGAAGCACGGGCCGCTGCGGCGGCCGTGATTCGGTCCGTTGAGGATGAGGCCCGCCGCACCGCGGACGAGCGTTCCCGGCAGATCGTGGTCGAGGCCATGAGCAGGGTGGCCGTCCCGGAGAGTTCCAGCAGCGCGACCGTCGTGATCGCGCTGCCAAACTCCGAGATGCGTGGTCGTATCATCGGAAAAGAGGGGCGCAACATCCGCACTTTCGAGGCCAGCGCGGGCGTCGACGTGCTGATCGAGGACACCAGTACGCACGTCATGGTGTCAACATTCGACCCGGAACGACGTGAAATCGCTGCGGTGGCGCTGCAATCCTTGGTCGATGACGGCAGGATCAACCCGCAAAGGATCGAGGATGCACTCGTGAGCGCGCGGGCGTCCACGGCCGAACGCGGTATGGAAGCCGGGCAGGCCGCGGCCCGCGACGCTGGGGTGCGCGATGTCGATCCGGCGATAATCGAAGTGATGGGTAGGCTGCGGTTTCGGACCTCGTTCGGGCAAAATGTCCTGCGGCACTGCGTTGAGGCGGCGCATATCGCCGCCCACGTCGCCGAACAGGTGAACGCCGACGTCGACATTGCCCGGCGGGCAGCATTCTTTCATGATATAGGCAAGGCCTTCACGGGAGAGGGCGGCGGCACGCATGCCCTCCAGGGCGCCTGGTTTATCGAACAGCACGGAGAATCGGCCCCGGTGGTTGCAGCCGTGGCGGCACACCACGACGAGGTGCCGCACCACAGTGTGGAATCGGTGCTGGTGCAGATCGCGGACGCCGTCTCCGCGTCGCGTCCTGGCGCCAGGCGTGACGAGCAGGAACACCTAGTGCAGCGGATGCAGGACTTGGAGAACGTGGCACTGACGGTTGGCGGTGTGCAGAGCGCGTACGCGATGGCGGCCGGCCGGGAATTGCGCGTGGTGGTTGAGCCGACTGCGGTGGCGGACGGCGACATGGGATGGATAGCCAGGGAAGTGGCGCGGCGCATCGAATCCAAAGCGGAGCGCAGTGCTGTGGTGCGGGTCACCGTCGTTCGCGAGGTGCGGGCAACGGCCACAACCGACGGGCTGTCCCATAGTGAACCGGAGAACGCCGCGGACCGCGGCGGGCAGGCCGGCACGCGAGTCTCCGTCAACGAGAGCGTTGCCTAG
- the miaB gene encoding tRNA (N6-isopentenyl adenosine(37)-C2)-methylthiotransferase MiaB: protein MSTSTLENASSKPTYVVKTLGCQMNVHDSEHLAGMLEQAGYAAADPEHAAASDADVVVINTCAVRENASGKLYGMLGHLASTKAARPGMQIAVGGCLAQKDRGTIAKRAPWVDVVIGTHNLDALVPMLERARHNRRAEVEIAESLQVFPSTLPTKRESVYAGWVSISVGCNNTCTFCIVPHLRGKERDRRPGQVLAEVQSLVENGAIEVTLLGQNVNSYGVEFGDRGAFAKLLRACGEIAGLERVRFTSPHPAAFTTDVIEAMAQTPNVMPSLHMPLQSGSDRVLRAMRRSYRSAKFLRILSEVREQIPDAAITTDIIVGFPGETEEDFQQTLDVVREARFSSAFTFQYSPRPGTPAADLADQIPKEIVQERYNRLLALQEEISAAESQSLEGTVVEVLVAEHQGKKDGTRGRISGRSRDNRLVHVSLPKEIGHALGRDGLDDPRLAHDIDSRLPRPGDLVRARVTRGAPHFLVADSALEGGIFEVRRTASGDAWAQRERARLGSDHDHGGAQATPTAVTLGMPMVRSGAATA from the coding sequence ATGTCTACCTCCACCCTAGAAAACGCATCGAGCAAGCCAACCTACGTCGTCAAGACGCTCGGCTGCCAGATGAACGTCCACGATTCCGAGCACCTAGCAGGAATGCTTGAACAGGCCGGTTACGCCGCCGCCGACCCGGAGCACGCAGCGGCCTCGGACGCAGACGTCGTCGTGATCAACACGTGTGCCGTCCGTGAAAATGCGTCCGGCAAACTTTACGGCATGCTCGGGCACCTGGCCTCGACAAAGGCGGCTCGCCCCGGGATGCAGATAGCCGTTGGCGGATGCTTGGCGCAAAAGGACCGCGGGACGATTGCCAAGCGCGCCCCGTGGGTTGACGTTGTGATCGGCACGCACAACCTCGATGCGCTGGTTCCTATGCTCGAACGAGCGCGACACAATCGGCGAGCGGAGGTGGAGATCGCAGAGTCGTTGCAGGTCTTCCCCTCGACGCTGCCTACCAAACGTGAGTCGGTCTACGCCGGGTGGGTCTCCATATCTGTTGGCTGCAACAACACCTGCACCTTCTGCATCGTCCCGCATCTGCGCGGCAAGGAGCGCGACAGGCGTCCCGGGCAGGTTTTGGCCGAGGTCCAGTCCTTGGTCGAAAACGGTGCGATCGAAGTGACGCTGTTGGGTCAGAACGTCAATTCCTACGGCGTCGAATTTGGGGACCGCGGCGCATTCGCAAAGCTGCTTCGCGCCTGCGGCGAGATCGCCGGGTTGGAACGGGTCAGGTTCACCTCGCCGCACCCCGCCGCGTTCACCACCGACGTGATCGAAGCGATGGCGCAGACCCCCAACGTCATGCCTAGCCTGCACATGCCGCTGCAATCGGGATCCGATCGGGTCTTGCGCGCTATGCGCCGCTCGTACCGGTCCGCGAAGTTCCTGCGGATTCTTTCCGAAGTGCGCGAGCAGATTCCCGACGCGGCGATCACTACCGACATCATCGTCGGTTTCCCGGGCGAAACTGAAGAGGACTTTCAGCAGACGTTGGACGTGGTCCGGGAGGCGCGGTTCTCGTCGGCATTTACGTTCCAATACTCCCCGCGCCCCGGAACTCCCGCTGCCGACCTGGCCGACCAAATCCCGAAGGAGATCGTCCAGGAACGCTACAACCGGCTGTTGGCGCTCCAAGAGGAAATCAGCGCCGCGGAGTCGCAGTCGCTTGAAGGCACCGTCGTCGAAGTGCTCGTCGCCGAGCACCAGGGCAAGAAGGACGGCACTCGCGGACGCATATCGGGGCGTTCGCGAGACAATCGGCTGGTCCACGTTTCGCTGCCGAAGGAAATAGGCCACGCCCTGGGGCGCGACGGGCTAGACGACCCGCGCTTGGCGCACGACATCGATTCGCGCCTCCCACGGCCGGGCGACCTGGTCAGGGCGCGCGTGACTCGCGGGGCGCCGCACTTCCTGGTCGCCGATTCGGCCCTCGAGGGTGGGATTTTCGAAGTGCGCAGGACTGCCTCGGGAGACGCCTGGGCGCAGCGCGAGCGCGCACGGTTGGGATCCGACCACGACCATGGCGGCGCGCAGGCGACGCCGACCGCCGTGACGCTGGGCATGCCGATGGTGCGCTCGGGCGCAGCGACCGCGTAG
- the miaA gene encoding tRNA (adenosine(37)-N6)-dimethylallyltransferase MiaA, protein MSFPLPVIGIVGPTAAGKSDLALDIAEQLGGPDRVEIVGADASQLYRGMDIGTAKLPLAQRRGYVHHLIDVLDVTQDASVAAYQRNARNALADIAGRGKRAILVGGSGLYVRAVLDHIDFPGVDAQIRSAIEARAERIGTAALYAELVAKDPAAASAIGPANVRRIVRALEVIELTGRPFSANLPRQEYVVPAIQIGVDMDRADLDARIARRTESMFELGFEDEVRAIVEAVTPSRTAWRAVGYREVQDLIGGARTRDETAASITAATRRLARKQMGWFGRDPRVHWIRADRMGLAESPTGRGVITAALDIIAAGDAAPQETLTRNVGSVPSAMEPTRRTLGS, encoded by the coding sequence ATGTCCTTCCCACTGCCCGTGATCGGTATCGTCGGTCCGACCGCTGCTGGCAAGTCCGACCTGGCTCTCGACATTGCTGAGCAGCTGGGTGGGCCCGATCGCGTCGAAATCGTGGGCGCCGATGCATCGCAGCTGTATCGCGGCATGGATATCGGAACCGCGAAGCTGCCACTTGCGCAGCGGCGCGGTTACGTCCATCACCTCATCGATGTGCTCGATGTGACACAGGATGCGTCGGTTGCCGCCTACCAACGAAACGCCAGGAACGCGCTGGCCGACATCGCGGGGCGCGGCAAACGGGCGATCCTTGTCGGCGGATCGGGACTTTACGTTCGCGCGGTGTTGGATCACATTGACTTCCCGGGCGTAGACGCGCAGATCAGATCCGCTATCGAGGCCCGCGCGGAGCGTATCGGGACCGCGGCGTTGTATGCGGAACTGGTCGCGAAGGACCCGGCAGCCGCCAGCGCGATCGGGCCCGCCAACGTGCGCCGAATAGTGCGGGCTCTCGAGGTGATTGAGCTGACGGGCAGGCCTTTCAGCGCCAATTTGCCGCGCCAAGAGTACGTCGTGCCCGCGATCCAGATTGGCGTGGATATGGACCGCGCCGACCTTGATGCGCGCATAGCGCGCCGCACCGAATCGATGTTCGAACTCGGATTCGAGGACGAGGTCCGCGCCATCGTGGAAGCAGTCACTCCTTCACGAACCGCGTGGCGGGCAGTCGGGTACCGCGAGGTGCAGGATCTAATCGGGGGCGCCCGCACGCGCGATGAAACCGCGGCCTCGATCACCGCCGCAACGAGGCGTCTGGCGCGAAAGCAAATGGGATGGTTCGGACGCGATCCCCGCGTTCACTGGATCCGCGCCGATCGGATGGGTCTCGCCGAGTCCCCAACCGGGCGGGGCGTCATTACTGCGGCGCTCGACATCATCGCGGCGGGCGACGCGGCGCCGCAAGAAACCCTCACCCGGAACGTGGGGAGCGTGCCTTCGGCAATGGAACCGACACGTCGTACGCTTGGTTCATGA
- the dapF gene encoding diaminopimelate epimerase, translated as MTRIQAAKGHGTKNDFVLVFDPHGDIEIDESLVRKLTDRRAGIGGDGLIRLIRTDALGDEATLQGDATWFMDYRNADGSIAQMCGNGVRVVAAFYEHLGLGDVAREPLAVGTRAGVKTVTKDSQSSWYSVDMGPASLTYGDAARSRGADSEVVADGLGMAPRAALSVDMGNPHTVVALATPHELVGLDLGSQPAVTPVPKDGSNVEFAAILDPPRAGVGHASMRVFERGVGETQSCGTGACAVAVALHEWGGPSSPRTWRIDVPGGSVEVDLSNPATVVLSGPARIVADLDIDLTQLG; from the coding sequence ATGACGCGCATTCAGGCAGCCAAGGGGCACGGCACGAAGAATGATTTTGTACTAGTTTTTGACCCCCACGGCGACATCGAAATCGACGAGTCCCTGGTGCGAAAGCTCACCGACCGGCGGGCCGGAATCGGCGGAGACGGTCTTATACGCCTGATCCGCACCGACGCTCTGGGCGACGAGGCCACCTTGCAGGGCGATGCCACCTGGTTCATGGACTACCGCAACGCCGATGGCTCGATCGCGCAGATGTGCGGCAATGGAGTACGCGTGGTGGCGGCGTTCTACGAGCACCTGGGTCTCGGCGACGTCGCGCGCGAACCGCTTGCGGTCGGGACTCGGGCGGGTGTGAAGACCGTGACCAAGGACTCCCAGTCCAGCTGGTACAGCGTCGACATGGGGCCGGCCTCGCTGACCTATGGGGATGCGGCCCGGAGCCGGGGCGCGGATAGCGAGGTCGTTGCCGACGGGCTTGGGATGGCGCCGCGCGCCGCGCTGAGCGTGGACATGGGGAACCCGCACACGGTGGTCGCGCTCGCGACCCCGCACGAGCTTGTTGGCCTGGATCTCGGTTCGCAACCGGCCGTCACGCCGGTGCCGAAGGACGGAAGCAACGTCGAATTTGCAGCAATACTCGACCCGCCGCGTGCGGGCGTCGGACATGCGAGCATGCGCGTGTTCGAACGCGGCGTGGGCGAAACCCAGTCGTGTGGAACGGGAGCCTGCGCGGTGGCCGTCGCCCTCCACGAGTGGGGTGGGCCCAGCTCGCCGCGCACCTGGCGCATCGACGTGCCGGGAGGCAGCGTCGAGGTTGACCTCTCGAACCCGGCCACGGTTGTGCTGTCCGGTCCGGCGAGGATCGTTGCCGACCTGGATATTGACCTGACTCAGCTGGGCTAA
- a CDS encoding class I SAM-dependent methyltransferase — MSTAPREAPKSDHYFVSKDEIDPAAYEYHQVQLGGAPRRIATAPGVFSREHLDAGTSVLLPVIAQHASGRTVSALDLGCGWGPVALTIAFAAGTDSTVWAIDVNERALGLTRHNAEINAVGGSVLAALPHDVPAEVTFDLIASNPPIRIGKAALHDLIRAWLSRLAVGGDAFFVVAKKLGAESLQAWLTALTNGSGIPGDTALADVAGRPFIAEVDRAAHGRGFRVLHVHRTA; from the coding sequence GTGAGCACAGCACCCCGCGAGGCCCCGAAGTCCGACCACTATTTTGTTTCGAAGGACGAGATAGACCCCGCCGCATACGAATACCATCAGGTGCAGCTCGGGGGCGCGCCTCGCCGCATCGCAACCGCGCCGGGCGTGTTTTCGCGCGAGCACCTCGATGCCGGGACTTCGGTGCTGCTCCCCGTCATCGCGCAACACGCATCCGGCAGGACGGTTAGTGCCCTGGACCTCGGCTGCGGCTGGGGCCCGGTCGCGTTGACCATCGCTTTCGCGGCTGGCACGGATTCGACGGTGTGGGCCATCGACGTGAACGAGCGCGCCCTAGGCCTCACCCGCCACAACGCCGAGATCAATGCGGTCGGTGGAAGCGTTTTGGCGGCGCTCCCCCACGATGTTCCCGCGGAGGTCACCTTCGACCTGATAGCCAGCAACCCTCCCATTCGCATTGGCAAGGCGGCATTGCACGACCTCATCCGCGCATGGTTGTCACGGCTCGCAGTCGGTGGTGACGCCTTCTTCGTGGTCGCCAAGAAGCTCGGTGCCGAATCGCTACAGGCGTGGCTCACCGCTCTCACCAACGGCTCCGGTATCCCCGGGGACACTGCGCTCGCAGACGTCGCCGGGCGGCCCTTCATCGCCGAGGTGGACCGCGCAGCACACGGACGCGGTTTCCGCGTCCTGCACGTGCATCGCACCGCTTAG
- the hflX gene encoding GTPase HflX codes for MARDVVARVLARAGTAVDDGATQHTANDGEQWELAERSALRRVEGLSTELRDVTEVEYRKLRLERVVLVGIYPGRRAQEAEVSLRELAALAQTAGSTVLDGVLQRRDTPDPGSYLGSGKAAELAALVEEAGADTVIVDTELAPSQRRGLEDIVKVKVIDRTALILDIFAQHAKSREGKAQVELAQLEYLLPRLRGWGESMSRQAGGQVGAGAAGMGSRGPGETKIELDRRRIRTQMAKLRRSIDRMAPAREAKRRSRRTARIPSVAIVGYTNAGKSSILNAITGAGVLVENALFATLDPTVRRARTSEGREFTIADTVGFVRNLPTQLVEAFRSTLEEAAEADVIVHVVDGAHPDPIGQIAAVRAVLADIDGLPDIPELLVINKADAADADALAMIAGKEPASIAVSAHTGQGIGTLMDAIAAALPQPHVRIDVVVPYDRGDLVSHAYRAGTIETIEHVEAGTRLVGSVDDQLAALLLASAADAATKI; via the coding sequence ATGGCGCGCGACGTCGTGGCGCGCGTGCTTGCCCGGGCGGGGACGGCAGTCGATGACGGCGCGACCCAGCACACCGCCAACGACGGGGAGCAGTGGGAGCTTGCGGAGCGGTCGGCGCTGCGGCGCGTCGAGGGGCTATCCACCGAGCTGAGGGATGTCACCGAGGTCGAATACCGCAAGTTGCGCCTGGAACGAGTCGTTCTCGTCGGTATATATCCCGGCAGGCGAGCGCAGGAGGCGGAAGTGTCCCTGCGGGAACTTGCCGCGTTGGCGCAAACCGCCGGGTCAACGGTCCTTGACGGCGTCTTGCAGCGGCGCGATACGCCTGATCCCGGCTCCTACCTGGGATCGGGTAAGGCCGCGGAGTTGGCCGCCCTGGTTGAGGAAGCGGGCGCCGATACCGTCATCGTCGACACGGAGCTGGCGCCGTCGCAGCGCCGCGGCCTTGAGGACATAGTCAAGGTCAAGGTGATCGACCGTACCGCGCTGATACTCGACATATTTGCGCAGCACGCAAAGTCGCGCGAGGGAAAGGCGCAGGTCGAACTCGCGCAACTCGAATACCTGCTGCCGCGCTTGCGCGGCTGGGGTGAATCGATGTCGCGGCAAGCGGGTGGACAGGTAGGCGCGGGCGCTGCGGGAATGGGCTCGCGCGGGCCTGGTGAGACCAAGATCGAGTTGGATCGTCGCCGCATCCGCACCCAGATGGCCAAACTGCGGCGCAGCATCGATAGGATGGCACCAGCCCGCGAGGCGAAGCGGCGATCGCGCCGCACCGCGCGCATCCCCTCGGTCGCAATCGTCGGATACACGAATGCGGGTAAATCTTCCATCCTGAACGCCATAACAGGCGCCGGTGTACTCGTCGAAAACGCCCTCTTTGCGACCCTAGACCCCACCGTGCGTCGCGCCCGGACCAGCGAGGGGCGGGAATTTACCATTGCAGACACCGTCGGATTCGTGCGGAACCTGCCAACCCAATTGGTCGAGGCGTTCCGCTCCACCCTGGAAGAGGCGGCGGAGGCGGACGTCATAGTGCACGTCGTGGACGGTGCCCATCCCGATCCGATCGGTCAGATCGCGGCGGTGCGCGCAGTGTTGGCCGACATCGATGGGTTGCCCGACATCCCGGAACTGTTGGTAATCAACAAGGCGGATGCGGCCGACGCGGACGCGCTGGCCATGATTGCGGGCAAGGAACCGGCCTCTATCGCGGTGTCGGCCCACACCGGCCAGGGAATCGGCACGCTCATGGATGCAATCGCTGCGGCCCTGCCACAGCCGCACGTGCGCATCGACGTCGTCGTTCCATACGATCGCGGGGACCTCGTCTCTCATGCCTATCGCGCCGGAACCATCGAAACCATCGAGCATGTGGAGGCCGGTACGCGACTCGTTGGCAGCGTCGACGATCAACTTGCCGCACTGCTGCTTGCCAGCGCCGCCGACGCGGCAACTAAGATCTGA